From Methanobacterium congolense, one genomic window encodes:
- a CDS encoding nitrogenase component 1 gives MSGETVNKESDMTTCGINIVEKDRNAIINPLVTCQPLGAMFAVSGVKRGLPLVHGSQGCSTFVRYGFSRHFREPSEIAVTSLHEDAAVFGGRKNLISGIGNLAVRFKPELMGIVTTCSCEIIGDDVEGFIKVAREEMIQKMGKEKAEKIKLIHISTPSFVGNHFTGYDNAVKAMVSNLAEDPEESNGKVNIIPGIVNPGDIREIKHMMGLMGSEGIMLTDTSDPFDSPLRPSTTQKKPYYPKGGTPVEDICNSSNSLGTIALCNYAGSAALELDKKYDVPAVIGQLPIGLQNSDDFVRNMVKLTGMEATDELLDERGLLVDSMADLASRYLFGRNVAIYGDPAMVSSIARFVCELGMVPAVACTGTENPEFVEDMKKVSKESDGPIEVMPGQDLRALELRLKEEPVDLVIGHSDGRVIAKDLGIPLVRVGFPVYDRAGYHRVPIVGYNGGINLLNRITNTVLETYYDETHWKLQQ, from the coding sequence ATGAGTGGTGAAACCGTTAATAAAGAATCTGATATGACTACCTGTGGTATAAATATCGTTGAAAAGGATAGAAATGCCATTATAAATCCTCTTGTAACATGTCAACCTTTAGGTGCCATGTTTGCAGTTTCAGGGGTTAAAAGGGGACTTCCACTGGTTCATGGATCCCAGGGTTGTTCAACATTTGTACGTTACGGATTCTCAAGACACTTCCGTGAACCATCTGAAATAGCTGTCACCTCACTTCACGAGGATGCAGCAGTATTTGGAGGGCGTAAAAATCTCATATCTGGTATAGGAAATCTTGCAGTAAGGTTCAAACCAGAACTCATGGGTATCGTAACCACGTGTTCATGTGAAATCATTGGAGACGATGTTGAAGGTTTCATAAAGGTTGCCCGTGAAGAGATGATCCAGAAGATGGGTAAAGAAAAGGCTGAAAAAATTAAACTAATACACATAAGTACACCCAGTTTTGTTGGAAATCACTTCACAGGGTATGACAACGCTGTGAAGGCAATGGTCTCAAACCTTGCAGAGGATCCAGAAGAATCCAACGGGAAGGTCAACATAATTCCAGGAATAGTTAACCCTGGTGACATACGTGAGATAAAACACATGATGGGCCTTATGGGTTCTGAAGGTATAATGCTCACTGACACATCTGACCCATTCGATTCGCCGTTAAGGCCTTCTACAACACAGAAGAAACCTTATTACCCAAAGGGAGGTACACCTGTTGAAGACATTTGTAACTCTTCAAACAGTCTTGGAACAATCGCTCTGTGTAACTATGCAGGTTCTGCAGCCCTTGAACTGGATAAAAAGTACGATGTACCTGCAGTTATTGGTCAACTACCAATTGGACTACAGAACAGTGATGATTTCGTTAGGAACATGGTTAAATTAACCGGTATGGAAGCTACAGATGAACTTCTGGATGAAAGGGGTTTGCTTGTGGATTCAATGGCAGATCTCGCATCAAGATACCTTTTCGGACGTAATGTTGCCATTTATGGAGATCCAGCAATGGTCAGTAGCATAGCAAGATTCGTGTGTGAACTTGGAATGGTGCCTGCAGTTGCATGTACTGGAACAGAGAATCCAGAGTTTGTGGAGGATATGAAAAAGGTTTCCAAGGAATCTGATGGTCCAATAGAGGTCATGCCGGGACAGGATCTCAGGGCATTGGAACTACGTCTAAAGGAAGAACCTGTTGATCTGGTGATAGGACACTCCGATGGAAGGGTAATAGCCAAGGATCTTGGAATACCTCTTGTTAGGGTGGGATTCCCGGTTTACGACCGTGCAGGGTATCATAGAGTACCAATTGTTGGATATAATGGAGGAATCAATCTTCTTAACAGGATAACCAACACCGTACTTGAAACATACTACGATGAAACCCACTGGAAGCTCCAGCAGTAA